From Lolium perenne isolate Kyuss_39 chromosome 5, Kyuss_2.0, whole genome shotgun sequence, a single genomic window includes:
- the LOC127302784 gene encoding pentatricopeptide repeat-containing protein At3g23020 isoform X1, whose amino-acid sequence MLSPCDCFLHHASAPPSPPLNPPSNLAPSAHSASRRDKCLTFQTNAVSAPLRTTAVNTNPSPSVVPPRVNTTTTRQSTVQGRRSNRAPAGYGGSIPAMLDALDRCRDVGEALWPWRDTLSSRERTILLKEQRDWRRAMQIFHWFHGERCQELNAIHYNVVLCAVGRARRWDLVVGLWRQMRSCGVAPDNATYGTLIGVYCRGGRARAALLWLADMCKRGLAPDEVTMSTVLHAHKMAGEYEEAEVFFRRWSSESDARCGLYTYNTLIDTYGKAGQLEKVSDMFNQMLREGVAPSVVTFNTLIHVWGKHRRMEHVASLVRMMEEFHCLPDTRTYNILIWLYRESNDIDAAEHYFCKMKAEKLVPDVVSCRTLLYGYSTRGMFAKAEALIKEMDESGLAIDEYTQSAVTRMYVNAGLLEQSWRWFERFRNQMDSECFAANIDAFGEKGHIVLAEKAFICCVERKMLSVSVCNVMIKAYGLAEKLDEACEIAAGMERYGVLPDYLTYSSLIQLLSTAKLPEKALCYFRKMQAAKMPIDCVPYSVVITSFANDHNLHMVECLFREMVTLGVHADAYVYSTLIDTYAELGNVQKAAAFFGLVTKAGLCENASIYNSLIKLYTKAGYIAEAQETYKLLKSLDSDGNLYASNCMIGLYSDHCMVNEAREIFEGLKVRGSANEFSYAMMVCLYKKVARYDEAHRISKEMQALGLLTLALSYNSVIQMYVSAGKVEEAVKIFQKMLASSTPPNDATFKALKVILLKGGSCIEIAKLESLRRSHGQDCLNQWNRALSLVVRSEGTTSRRIISHSGTRIDSYYIDSF is encoded by the coding sequence ATGCTGAGTCCGTGCGACTGCTTCCTCCACCACGCCTCGGCGCCACCATCGCCGCCGCTGAACCCGCCGTCGAATCTCGCCCCCTCGGCGCACAGCGCCAGCCGCAGAGACAAATGCCTGACGTTCCAGACCAACGCGGTCTCGGCTCCTCTAAGAACAACCGCCGTGAACACTAACCCCAGCCCGTCGGTGGTTCCACCCAGggtcaacaccaccaccaccaggcaGTCCACCGTCCAAGGGAGGAGGAGCAACCGCGCGCCGGCCGGCTACGGCGGGTCGATCCCGGCGATGCTGGACGCGCTGGACCGGTGCCGGGACGTCGGGGAGGCGCTGTGGCCGTGGAGGGACACGCTGAGCAGCCGGGAGAGGACCATCCTCCTCAAGGAGCAGAGGGACTGGCGCCGGGCGATGCAGATCTTCCACTGGTTTCACGGGGAGAGGTGCCAGGAGCTGAATGCGATCCACTACAACGTCGTGCTCTGCGCGGTCGGGCGGGCCAGGCGGTGGGACCTCGTGGTCGGCCTGTGGCGCCAGATGCGCTCCTGCGGGGTGGCGCCGGACAATGCGACGTACGGCACGCTCATCGGCGTGTACTGCAGAGGGGGCCGGGCGAGGGCGGCGCTGCTGTGGCTCGCGGATATGTGCAAGCGGGGGTTGGCGCCTGACGAGGTCACCATGAGCACCGTCCTCCATGCGCATAAGATGGCCGGGGAGTACGAGGAGGCCGAGGTGTTCTTCAGGAGATGGTCCTCTGAATCGGATGCTCGCTGTGGCTTGTACACTTATAACACCTTGATCGATACCTATGGCAAGGCCGGGCAGCTTGAGAAAGTGTCGGATATGTTCAACCAGATGCTGAGGGAAGGTGTTGCGCCGAGTGTCGTCACGTTCAACACGCTGATCCATGTTTGGGGTAAACACCGTAGAATGGAGCATGTGGCGTCGCTGGTGAGGATGATGGAGGAGTTCCACTGCCTTCCTGACACCAGAACTTACAATATACTCATCTGGCTGTACAGAGAAAGCAATGACATCGATGCTGCGGAGCACTACTTTTGTAAGATGAAGGCCGAAAAACTGGTACCAGATGTCGTGAGCTGCCGCACTCTGCTGTATGGGTACTCTACCAGGGGAATGTTCGCTAAAGCGGAAGCCCTTATTAAAGAAATGGATGAGAGTGGTCTGGCGATCGATGAGTACACACAGTCAGCTGTGACGAGGATGTATGTAAATGCTGGGCTGCTTGAGCAATCGTGGCGTTGGTTTGAGAGGTTCCGTAACCAGATGGACTCGGAGTGCTTTGCTGCAAATATTGATGCGTTTGGGGAGAAAGGGCACATTGTCCTCGCAGAAAAGGCTTTTATCTGTTGCGTGGAGAGGAAGATGCTTAGTGTTTCCGTCTGCAATGTTATGATCAAGGCATATGGGTTAGCAGAGAAGCTTGATGAGGCCTGTGAGATAGCTGCTGGCATGGAGAGGTATGGCGTGCTACCTGACTACTTGACTTACAGTTCTCTCATTCAGCTTCTGTCAACCGCTAAACTGCCAGAGAAAGCCCTCTGCTACTTCAGAAAGATGCAAGCAGCTAAAATgccgattgattgtgttccttattCTGTGGTAATTACTAGCTTTGCTAATGATCACAACTTACACATGGTTGAATGCCTATTTAGAGAAATGGTCACTTTAGGGGTCCACGCAGATGCATATGTTTACTCTACCTTAATCGATACATATGCTGAACTCGGAAATGTCCAGAAAGCTGCAGCATTTTTTGGTTTAGTGACGAAAGCTGGTCTATGTGAGAACGCTTCAATCTATAACTCTTTGATCAAACTCTACACGAAAGCAGGGTATATCGCAGAGGCGCAAGAAACATACAAGCTTCTGAAATCGTTAGATAGTGATGGCAACCTTTATGCATCAAACTGCATGATTGGCCTCTACAGCGATCATTGTATGGTGAACGAAGCACGCGAGATTTTTGAAGGTTTGAAGGTTAGGGGTAGTGCAAATGAGTTTTCATATGCGatgatggtgtgcttgtacaagaAAGTAGCTCGCTACGATGAGGCTCACAGGATCTCTAAGGAAATGCAAGCTTTGGGGCTTCTAACTCTAGCATTGAGTTATAATTCTGTGATACAAATGTACGTATCTGCTGGAAAAGTGGAGGAGGCTGTGAAAATATTTCAGAAGATGTTGGCATCGAGCACACCGCCAAATGATGCAACTTTCAAGGCACTAAAAGTTATTCTACTGAAAGGAGGTTCGTGTATTGAGATTGCAAAGTTAGAGTCTCTCAGAAGGAGTCACGGTCAGGATTGCTTGAATCAGTGGAACAGGGCATTATCGTTGGTTGTAAGGTCAGAGGGGACTACCTCTCGACGTATTATTAGTCATTCTGGTACAAGGATAGATTCTTATTACATCGACAGTTTCTGA
- the LOC127302784 gene encoding pentatricopeptide repeat-containing protein At3g23020 isoform X2 — translation MLSPCDCFLHHASAPPSPPLNPPSNLAPSAHSASRRDKCLTFQTNAVSAPLRTTAVNTNPSPSVVPPRVNTTTTRQSTVQGRRSNRAPAGYGGSIPAMLDALDRCRDVGEALWPWRDTLSSRERTILLKEQRDWRRAMQIFHWFHGERCQELNAIHYNVVLCAVGRARRWDLVVGLWRQMRSCGVAPDNATYGTLIGVYCRGGRARAALLWLADMCKRGLAPDEVTMSTVLHAHKMAGEYEEAEVFFRRWSSESDARCGLYTYNTLIDTYGKAGQLEKVSDMFNQMLREGVAPSVVTFNTLIHVWGKHRRMEHVASLVRMMEEFHCLPDTRTYNILIWLYRESNDIDAAEHYFCKMKAEKLVPDVVSCRTLLYGYSTRGMFAKAEALIKEMDESGLAIDEYTQSAVTRMYVNAGLLEQSWRWFERFRNQMDSECFAANIDAFGEKGHIVLAEKAFICCVERKMLSVSVCNVMIKAYGLAEKLDEACEIAAGMERYGVLPDYLTYSSLIQLLSTAKLPEKALYYFRKMQAAKMPIDCVPYSVVITSFAKDGNLHMVECLFREMVTSGVHADAYVYSTLIDTYAELGNVHKAAAFFGLATKAGLCENTSIYNSLIKLYTKAGYIAEAQETYKLLKSLDSDGNLYASNCMIGLYSDHCMVNEAREVFECLKVKGSANEFSYAMMVCLYKKVARYDEAHRISKEMQALGLLTLALSYNSVIQMYVSAGKVEEAVKIFQKMLASSTPPNDATFKALKVILLKGVSCIEIAKLESLRRSHTQDFLNQWNRALSLVVRSEGTTFRRIIRHSGTRIHSYYIDSF, via the exons ATGCTGAGTCCGTGCGACTGCTTCCTCCACCACGCCTCGGCGCCACCATCGCCGCCGCTGAACCCGCCGTCGAATCTCGCCCCCTCGGCGCACAGCGCCAGCCGCAGAGACAAATGCCTGACGTTCCAGACCAACGCGGTCTCGGCTCCTCTAAGAACAACCGCCGTGAACACTAACCCCAGCCCGTCGGTGGTTCCACCCAGggtcaacaccaccaccaccaggcaGTCCACCGTCCAAGGGAGGAGGAGCAACCGCGCGCCGGCCGGCTACGGCGGGTCGATCCCGGCGATGCTGGACGCGCTGGACCGGTGCCGGGACGTCGGGGAGGCGCTGTGGCCGTGGAGGGACACGCTGAGCAGCCGGGAGAGGACCATCCTCCTCAAGGAGCAGAGGGACTGGCGCCGGGCGATGCAGATCTTCCACTGGTTTCACGGGGAGAGGTGCCAGGAGCTGAATGCGATCCACTACAACGTCGTGCTCTGCGCGGTCGGGCGGGCCAGGCGGTGGGACCTCGTGGTCGGCCTGTGGCGCCAGATGCGCTCCTGCGGGGTGGCGCCGGACAATGCGACGTACGGCACGCTCATCGGCGTGTACTGCAGAGGGGGCCGGGCGAGGGCGGCGCTGCTGTGGCTCGCGGATATGTGCAAGCGGGGGTTGGCGCCTGACGAGGTCACCATGAGCACCGTCCTCCATGCGCATAAGATGGCCGGGGAGTACGAGGAGGCCGAGGTGTTCTTCAGGAGATGGTCCTCTGAATCGGATGCTCGCTGTGGCTTGTACACTTATAACACCTTGATCGATACCTATGGCAAGGCCGGGCAGCTTGAGAAAGTGTCGGATATGTTCAACCAGATGCTGAGGGAAGGTGTTGCGCCGAGTGTCGTCACGTTCAACACGCTGATCCATGTTTGGGGTAAACACCGTAGAATGGAGCATGTGGCGTCGCTGGTGAGGATGATGGAGGAGTTCCACTGCCTTCCTGACACCAGAACTTACAATATACTCATCTGGCTGTACAGAGAAAGCAATGACATCGATGCTGCGGAGCACTACTTTTGTAAGATGAAGGCCGAAAAACTGGTACCAGATGTCGTGAGCTGCCGCACTCTGCTGTATGGGTACTCTACCAGGGGAATGTTCGCTAAAGCGGAAGCCCTTATTAAAGAAATGGATGAGAGTGGTCTGGCGATCGATGAGTACACACAGTCAGCTGTGACGAGGATGTATGTAAATGCTGGGCTGCTTGAGCAATCGTGGCGTTGGTTTGAGAGGTTCCGTAACCAGATGGACTCGGAGTGCTTTGCTGCAAATATTGATGCGTTTGGGGAGAAAGGGCACATTGTCCTCGCAGAAAAGGCTTTTATCTGTTGCGTGGAGAGGAAGATGCTTAGTGTTTCCGTCTGCAATGTTATGATCAAGGCATATGGGTTAGCAGAGAAGCTTGATGAGGCCTGTGAGATAGCTGCTGGCATGGAGAG GTATGGCGTGCTACCTGACTACTTGACTTACAGTTCTCTCATTCAGCTTCTGTCAACCGCTAAACTGCCAGAGAAAGCCCTCTACTACTTCAGAAAGATGCAAGCAGCTAAAATGCCGATTGATTGTGTTCCGTATTCTGTGGTAATTACTAGCTTTGCTAAGGATGGCAACTTACACATGGTTGAATGCCTATTTAGAGAAATGGTCACTTCAGGGGTCCACGCGGATGCATATGTTTACTCTACCTTAATCGATACATATGCTGAACTCGGAAATGTCCACAAAGCTGCAGCATTTTTTGGTTTAGCGACGAAAGCTGGTCTATGTGAGAACACTTCAATCTATAATTCTTTGATCAAACTCTACACGAAAGCAGGGTATATCGCAGAGGCGCAAGAAACATACAAGCTTCTGAAATCGTTAGATAGTGATGGCAACCTTTATGCATCAAACTGCATGATTGGCCTCTACAGCGATCATTGTATGGTGAACGAAGCACGCGAGGTTTTTGAATGTTTGAAGGTTAAGGGAAGTGCAAATGAGTTTTCATATGCGatgatggtgtgcttgtacaagaAAGTAGCTCGCTACGATGAGGCTCACAGGATCTCTAAGGAAATGCAAGCTTTGGGGCTTCTAACTCTAGCATTGAGTTATAATTCTGTGATACAAATGTACGTATCTGCTGGAAAAGTGGAGGAGGCTGTAAAAATATTTCAGAAGATGTTGGCATCGAGCACACCGCCAAATGATGCAACTTTCAAGGCACTAAAAGTTATTCTACTGAAAGGAGTTTCGTGTATTGAGATTGCAAAGTTAGAGTCTCTCAGAAGGAGCCACACTCAGGATTTCTTGAATCAGTGGAACAGGGCATTATCGTTGGTTGTAAGGTCAGAGGGGACTACCTTTCGACGTATTATTAGACATTCTGGTACAAGGATACATTCTTATTACATCGACAGTTTTTGA